From the genome of Pseudonocardia sp. EC080619-01:
CGTCCCGGGCCGCCCGCAGGTCGTGGGTGATGAGCAGGACGGCGTGCCCCTCGTCCGCGAGCCCGGCCAGCAGGGCGGTCACGTGCTCGACGAGCGGGCGGTCGAGGCCCGCGGTCGGCTCGTCGGCCAGCAGCACCGGCGGGTTCCCGGCCAGCGCGGACGCCAGCCCGGCCCGCTGGGCCTGGCCGCCGGAGAGCTCGTGCGGGTAGAGCCCGAGCACGTGCGCGGGCAGCGCGGCCCGGTCGAGGAGCTCGGCCGCCGTCGTGTCCGTGCCGAGCCGGGCGACCGTCTCCCGGAGCTGGGCGCCGACGGTGCGGGTCGGCGTGAGGTGGGAGGCGGCGGACTGCGGGACCAGGCCGATGAGGCGTCCGCGGACGCGGTCGCGCAGCACCGCCTCCGGGGCGGTGAGCAGCTCGACGGTCCCGGCGCCGTCCGGGGTGGACAGCACGGCCGACCCGCGCACCGACGCGGTCCCCGGGAGCAGTCCGGTCAGCGCCTCGGCGAGGACCGACTTCCCGCAGCCGGACTCACCGACCAGGGCGGTGAGGCGTCCACCGCGCAGGGTCAGGCCGGCGCCGGTCACCGCGCGGACGGTCCGGGCGCGCGGACCGCGACCGACGCGGAACGCCACATCGAGATCGCGGACGGTGAGCACGTCCGTCCCACGGGCGCTCACAGCGCCTGCTCCGAGCGGCGGCGGGGCAGGGTCCGGTCCCGCCACCACGCTGCGATCCCGGCGACGCACAGCGTCGTCGCCGCCAGCAGGACGCTCGGGAACACCACGATCCACCAGGATCCGAGGAGCACCGCCTGCCGCCCCTCACCGAGGATCGTCCCGAGGCTCGCCAGGTGCGGTGGCAGCCCGAGCCCGAGGAAGCTCAGCGCCGTCTCGTGCCACACCGCGTGCGGGAGGATCAGCACGGCGGACAGCACCGCC
Proteins encoded in this window:
- a CDS encoding ABC transporter ATP-binding protein, producing MSARGTDVLTVRDLDVAFRVGRGPRARTVRAVTGAGLTLRGGRLTALVGESGCGKSVLAEALTGLLPGTASVRGSAVLSTPDGAGTVELLTAPEAVLRDRVRGRLIGLVPQSAASHLTPTRTVGAQLRETVARLGTDTTAAELLDRAALPAHVLGLYPHELSGGQAQRAGLASALAGNPPVLLADEPTAGLDRPLVEHVTALLAGLADEGHAVLLITHDLRAARDVADDIAVMYASRLVETGPADDVVAEPWHPYTAGLLGALPGAGFTPVPGHPPELSALPDGCPFAPRCAVSASCSGDPEPVSYGDRRVSCHVPEGAR